The following DNA comes from Pieris napi chromosome 18, ilPieNapi1.2, whole genome shotgun sequence.
TCTACGTCGTTCTTCGGTTTGGGGACGTCGTtctagaagaaaaaaaaaacaattttcataaaaaaattataaaaaataccttcAGGTGAAGATACACAGGAAATTTAATAAGAGAAAGGAGAAATGAACTAAAGATGTGACAGAAGATAGATAGAAAGAGAAGAAATGCTGGAAAAGACAATTCAAAGGGCGGTGTCTGgggtaagtttttatttctttatataattttttttattcatttattaatcaaGGGTTTTAGGTATGGTACCCTGATATGGCTtactacaaatataaaattttatattttcatctaaatcaaatatacattGATAGCTAAATTGGATTGTAATTGaagattatttctttattatttttaagccaTTGCATAGCTTCTATCGCGGGCCTCGGGCGCGGAAACCGAATCCAGAAATTCGGTAACAAAAAAACCTTACGCGTTgactgcgtattcacatctctctgacgagatcggtgctACCGGttcgcgttagagtgagacagactatataggcgagtTAGTCTGattctggtagagtggtagattgaattaattttttaaagaaaaaaattgaattaatatcaaagaaaaaacatactgcataaataaataattataagtgcataagttgaaaaaaaattatgcaatttagctttaccgcggcagtccccgagtgccacacgttttttttttttttttaatttttattacctgTCTAGTAccaaaaagatattaaaatcgttaaatattgaatattaagGATATCCAATACttatattcaataatatataagcaactagctggcctggcgaacatcgtaccgcctaacagtcgattctttattgtttttaaattcttattctgctattcgggacaccggtctagcttgtaagataaaaaaaagaaagttgataatacaacaaatacattatgtcaaaaaataaaaatttaccttcccggaacccctccactaacacttgaactttatgatatggtattaaagttcaaattgacttttaagtattattacgaatcttttgtatgggaatatagaaaattgtTGTGTTTAGACGAAATAGAtagaaaacgggtttcatttttatatatatagatatgcttatatattattctttCTACAATAGTTAATTACCTTAACAAGAGGATGTCTATAGATGTACCCGGTACGGAAACCAGCGTTGTCCAGCATTCGCATCAAAGCTTCAAATTCTTCACCACCAACACGCCATTTCTTCTCATCAGCTGGTGGTTTGTGGGTGGAATCGTAGatctgtaattaattttaattaataaaatcactgttaaggccgacaacgcactcgaCCTCTGGCATTGGGTGCCCATGGGCTTATATCACTAAACATAACTtaacagatataaaaaaatatctgaatTAGGGGCCGTTCCACTATTACGTAATCACTAttggtctttgattttctctTCTTTCCTTTCTTTTGAGGGTTCTTATTTTTGATGACTGGGCTGGGGGGATTTACATTGTGATTACGTCagcagtaattatttactatttcacTCATATGGCAACCCATAATACCATTTAAGATCTTTACCACATATAGTATAgatactttttctttttaatttattgaattaatccCGTTGAGCAATGTAATGGATGCAGCTCCTTACGAGATACAGCTCaaacagtattttaaaaatgtatgttttaaaacGTCTGTCAACTAAGAACTTTACCAAGATACACTTTATCTCTTTAACTACTAAACCGATTTTCGTGATACTTAGGCGGGTCTCAAAGATACCAAATAACGACAAAACGGATTGGTTTTGAGAAATTTGTGGACAGACACACTAATGAAAATTAGACCACGCTTGGGTGATAGATCATAAGaaatttaatactatattatccaattacaaaaaagaagtcaaaacaaatcaaattcataagctttcttgttttttaaagtataaaaaactttgtgtacacgcgttagaagttatacttctttggcgtaacaagaaaaaaatcttttcaaacattttattctacgtttgtagaaaaaacgacactacaatagaaaaacctaaaatgttgactataacTAAATTCAGAGTGTcggtttttgtgacggtgtgtgcacatcgtaaaaatttactctcataatttttttctaacgCGTCaaaagaagtacaacttcaaaaataagctaataaatataacttacataggggccatccataaagcACGTCACacattgacgactcattggtctagtggttagtacccctgactgcgaatccatgggtcctgggttcgatccccggctgaggcgaacatcgatgtgatgagcatttggtgttgttcttaggtcttgggtgtttaaatatgtatttatttgtatattgtatatctatctataatatgtatgtatatccgttgcctagtacccataacacaagcttcaccagcttagcatgggactaggtcaattggtgtgaattgtctttaaaaaaaatatatatatatatttaatacataatgatgatacacgaattttaggacttttgaacccctccccccgtccttgtcacatttttataaccccccccccccccccctcctgatgtgacgtcacacatttttaaaatttatgtatgtatttaaaaataatctatagaAAACAgcttttttcattttttacttttttaaataataatcgcATAGCGAGAAtgctaaattattaagaaatatagatcaagttcgtaaatttttaaaatttttaattcacatcCAAACTTTgcgttttagtatttaaaattttaacatgtgacgtcacaaaagtatggacccccccccccatgccCCTTGTCACACAATGTCACACTTCGGTGATACCCTCCCTCCCCATTaacgtgtacttatgtactttatggatggcccccAAGCCTGAAATGAAAAACTTTCTGACCTGCTTCGCTGTCTCTTCGTCAAATACATTCAATTCGTCCAGCGGTAGTGTTGCCAGACGCAATTGGACCTCACATGCTGTATTCAAGTTCTTCGCTTGGTAAAACGCCTCTTCCAAGGTGGCTCCACAGCATAAGGCACCTCCACAACTGAGCATCAGCACTTTGGAGTGCGGTCCGAGGGCTCTTACAAGTTTATCACACTCTTCGTTGTCTAGGACACCTGGAATgcagaaaaaaaatcggttgtctataaagtcggtttactgacgatagttgaacgtgacaacgtcacgaatcgctcactcaagtaggagagagacagatgtcgaacgctgaagagcgcggagtccgaatgtgcctctctgtcgcttcgcgctctcgcttgcacttcaagccttaaatggaacgcctcagagcgaggtaacgccgcatgtgtcatgttttttcgtgcgtgcagccggctccatcgaattataagacgttgtcacgtcaaaaattgTAGTACCAGCATGGGgcatatatatagtatactaGCAGAacagccaagcgttgctgtggctaaggttttgttatattacataaaattaaactattcaagggaagcGGTAgtagaacaccagtcatggggaccaccatgcttttttggtggtactgccattaaattgtagcttatgtgaaacgttggtactttcaacacagcgccatctgttagaattgtggctatcaaataaaaaacaaataatttgcaataaaataatattgcgggtataaattgagatgtaagctatcctatcttttaagttagatcaaactgcacacggtgtgcaaatttgattgaaatctgttcagtagtttaggagtccatagcggacaaaaaacgtgacacgtaatttatatatattaagctatattagtttttaattttatggttGTTTGTGTTAACACTGTTTATTGAATTAACTTGATTTCGCTGGTCGTGTCCACATGTTTTAggaacggcaccgctttttatatttttgtatgtatgtcaaTTAATATCATGTGTTTGTACTAATTTTGTgatccaaataaaaaaacaatgggGCTAGGGACATTTCTACGGTTGTCAAGTCGAGTTTTAGCCCAAACTATGACTGTCGTGTGTCAAAAACGTCTTTATTTTGACATTAATTAGCAATTGCTTTGGAGGGAAAAGCTGATACTAGGCTTTCCACCAACTGGAATCATGTATAGCCACGAAAATCAAACGATGTAACATATTTACTAGCAATttaataaggattttaatttgtaatccTAGAGTTACTAGAACTAAAAGTCTTCTATACCTACGGCTCGCTTATCTGCTACTTTGAATGGTCCAGTGAATAGGCTATCTCGCTCTTACAACTTGATTTTAGTAATCATGTATGTAATaatgatgaaaatattgatatatctTCCAACTCAACGTTACTTTGTATATCATGCTCTCAATAAGGtgtaattttagttattattatttttttgcattttggtgtggttttaatttatttctattttagcttgcttatgttctaatataattaatgtgtatgtgtgtaaaatttgtaaagtCATTGGCGTATTTCAGCTCAATATGAAACATGGACTAAAGATACTACCTTAACctgatgttttgttttaagacaattcacaccaattgactcAGTCCCATggtaagctggtgaagcttgtgttatgggtactaggcaacggatatacatacatactatagatagacatataaatacatatttaaacacccaagacctaagcacaacaccaaatgctcatcacatcgatgttcgtctcagccggggttcgaacccgggacccatggtttcggagtcaggggtactaaccactagaccaatgagtcgtccaAGATGATGAAgacattattatgtttatgatATTTATGTACGAGAATAAGGCTGTCTACAGTCCATGTTTTACAAAGCAGATTAAATGTTATCAACCCATAAGTGTGTataatacctatattatatagcTAAGCCCTGCTTCATGCACAATATATACTCTATAGCCATCCTCGATTTCTACGATgcacgattggagtttactccttacgaacgataaaatggcgataatgttctgtggctgtcgaccatattttcatactaaaggtggtaagaatatatgtttttataatataaatgtttgtagtagtaataaaacgtacctacatcatctatgcccaaataggattttctttctgtgatcaaagttacctttatagtaagagaagaataagaatgaacaatctttttagttttaatttcactgaccattactattgacaaaactctatggcacgctagacaatctacttttattttttacacctgtcaacactgacgatgtctttctacataacgcctcaacttttcgtgttacacataacgcctcaacttttcgtgttacacttgattttactcctcataaaatttccgtaccgggccttactcaaatcgtttcttaaggagtaaactccaaaaatgtttttttatatctatggCTAAATTTGTGTGTTTAACTCACCCAATGGCACTCGATGGTAGGCCAGGATGCCAAGTGTGGCAGCCTCAGAGCAGAGTGCGAGAAGACCTCGCTTAGTGGAAGATATAGCGAGAGCGGACGGCGAACGCAAGTGTAGCACGCACCGGATATCCGGACGAGCTGCGTGCACGCTTGCATGGAGGGAGAaacctaaaatatttttttttttttttaagacaattcacaccaattgacctagtcccatgctaagctggtgaagcttgtgttatggctactaggcaacggatatacatacatattatagatagacatataaatacatatttaaacacccaagacctaagaacaacaccaaatgctcatcacatcgatgttcgcctcagccggggatcgaacccgggacccatggattcgcagtcaggggtactaaccactagaccaatgagtcgtcaacgCAATTTAGCAACATTAAAATTGCTAAAGCTATccttaagagcagtgttggcctagtggcttcagcgtgcgactctcatccccgaggtcgtaggttcgatcaccggctgtgcaccaatggactttctttctatgtgcgcatataaCATTCGTTCActtaggaaaacatcgtaaggattgccttagacccaaaaagttgacggcgtgtgtcaggcactggaggctgatcacctacttgcctattagatttaaaaatgatcatgaaacagattcagtaatctgaggcccagacctaaagaggttgtagcgccactgacttTTTTTAAACCTTTCCATAATTGTtactttactaataataataaatcttcatttcattgtctttaaaaaaacgtataaataaacatgtaaAGTATTATAAACACTAATAATGAATCGGCAAGCCAGTTAATTTCTGTTATACAGCTTGTccttggacataggcctcctctaaaaGCTTCCACTCTTCTCGGTGTCTACTTATATCATCTTcccatctttttatttgtcttccttgtattcttttgtttatgaaCAAGAagacaaatatttgttatgaCAAATTTGTGTACTAAattgaaagttaaaaaaatttacaactcaaataatattatcttatactatattattGGATTATTTCAGCTCAATGCATTGTATTTTGTCACAAGTCACGACTCTGTTACAACATCAAatgtaacttttatttaacaaaaaaaaaaacccctCATAGAAATAACTGAGTTGTCTTTTGGATATTAAAACCAAGCATATTATAAGTATACATTTCAATTGGTTAATGACTTACttcattgttttaaataaccattaaaaattaaagaacgACTCTGTATATGCCACGGTAACTCACCCTCAACATTAACAGGGAAATTGGTTGTCCCCTGGTCGACTACAGTCCCCTGCATATCCACTTTGACCAGAGATGACGCGGTCACCTCATGCGGTAGCAGACCGCGGGGCGTGGTCAGTACTTGTTCTACCGCCGTATTCAGCCGCGCTGTTATTTGGCCCGTGAAACCAGCTgaaatttagaaaatatatacaaaataaataccccCACTTTTGaagtttgttataaatttttacatcACAAAACTATCGTTAAATTGCTTTAAAGAGatacataaaaattgtttttgggactgtttaaatattacttaagcactataggggggAGGGGGATGTTTGAGTCTCTATTATTTTTCAGAGCTTTTCTTACTTTTGGGGGTGGGGGTTAAAATTTTTGAcatcaaacttctttatcggcgttggaatgaaagttctttatcgacgtatgggagaaattttgtagcaaatcgtcacgtttttcggttacgcgccaagttgctttttgaagtcaaacttctttattggCGTTagaatgaaagttctttatagacgtatgggagaaattttgtagcaaatcgtcacgtttttcggttacgcgccaagttgctttttgaagtcaaacttctttatcggcgttagaatgaattttttatcgacgtatgggagaaattttgtagcaaatcgtcacgtttttcggttacgcgccatctttttcttgtccttaccacggttgatccgaagggattcgaagccattaataacaaaaatatataataacgataacaatgatagtaataattctattacattaatgaaattctgtaataatattagtagtaataaggtaaaatgaaataattgtatttgtattcatgtctatgataataaaagccttttgttaaactttatttaaccaatttcgttaagtagatcatttttcgaaaaataaggtcataaagaagtttcacttcttacgtgtgtacacctagtacacgcacgcattttttttttaaagacaatccactccaattgacctagtcccatgctaagccggtgaagcttgtgttatgggtactaggcaacggatatacatacatattatagatagatagacatatttaaacacacaaaacCTAAACACAaaaccaaatgctcatcacatcgatgttcgtcacagccggggatcgaacccgggacccatggattcgcagtcaggggtacggTACGGGGAATGGCCcctttaaacaaatatagggaAGACTTTTTGAGGATCATGTCACTCACTCTGCGTCCATCCAAACAAATCAACAAGGCGGTAGACGGCAGCCAGCTTGCAACGCAGTATCTTCTCTCCCTTCTCGTAACCCACACCTTCGATACCACGTATATCATTGATGGGGAGCACACAGCTCGGTCCCTGGAATCGAGGAAGGTCATTTAAAAAGGAgctgtaaattttattatttatttttttattttatttatttacacttcgttgcttaatgataaaaaaaaaattaacaaaattacaactaaaggaaaggcaactggcggccttatcgctttcaagcgatctcttccaggcaaccactgtgagataagaaagaaaatgtattaaattacataacgtaggcaaaaagtgcaaaatacatgtattacaaaagaaaaagaaaacaaacaatctaaactaataaaagatacattaaaaaaaaacaaattatactaataataataaaaagtacacatgaatcattttcatttaataaacgatttcatttaatttattaatttaagtttccTATAAATTGTATGCATGTATGTTTGTCCACAAATTCATACGTATTCCAACTATGACAACAGTCCAAGTTACAtagatatgtataatattggCAGGTAATTCATTCACTtagttttacttattattattattttatatctatttagttattattacttttttgttcttaatttattgttgaagttatacttctttaggcgcgttatgaaaaattgatgagagtgaaattttacgatgcgcacgcaccgtgacacaaaattatcagtatgaagttgcccacggaagatgctacggtattggacataatttaaagacaacattcgaataataatagaatttatgttacacttaatgtaagagaataataataaatatttatttatttaatttttcaaatgtaaactgagctttattgactataatgactccttttccagtctttgattatttaattgtaattaattatttgcatgcaatcaaaaactatttttaataatgccaaagaagtataacttcttacgcgcgtacataagtacacgcaccctttttttattttgtggttgcttatttttcttttgataGATTGATTATgttgtaatataattgatgtgtatgtgtgtaaaatttgtgtcATCTGATCCTCGCGGAATACATCCTGACAAAACCGGGATTCCAAATCGGGTCTAATACCGAAAagtcaatgtaaaaaataattacaaaaaataataataaaatcaggCACAGAAAACTGACCACCaacttgcttattagaaaaacaaattattacgaaacagacacagaaatcaaAGGCCCTAAAAGGTAGcgtcagtttttttttttaatttactcaCCCTCAAACTCCCAGTATGCAGTCTGCCCCCAACCATCTCCCTGATGCGTTGCAGCAAAGGCGCATCGTTACCCTCATGCATCTGCTGGTCCAACACTCGTTCCAGTTCTTCCCGGAACAGTCTCGAAGACATTAGTGCCTCGACTCGCTTCCGGCGCTCCATTTCGCGAACATCCTGAAATACACAGTgcaaactctttataacgtatTTGCTATAATGAAGAACtttctataacgtaaaaatagTTACATTTGTTTGGACCCCATGCATTAATTCACTCGTTATAACGCAAAAGccactctctataacgaagaaatatttacacatcaacaacatacttaagtgtaattgtttttataaatagcttACAAAACAATCCTTTTgaggtgccgaaatttctaaATTCCTAAACAGCCttctcgcctttgttattgtttattgcaTGAACACGTGTGCTATTATTCTTAGATTATATTTCCTGTAGGAAAAtttggtctcagttactaaacgcacctATCGTTGACGGTGGTGCGTTGCGGTTGCTGGTGCGGTATACACGATAGTGTCTAAACTGTCAAGATGGCCAATTatgtgtttatataattaacatattgATAGTaagaaaattagaaattattgtaattggttaaatttggtattttttCTATTCACTCCCTATAATGAAAACTCTCTATTACActttataactaatatttaaaagtaagaacaagtaaaatgaatgttttattgttcttaACGAGTCAATAATTGTGACCTCGATTTCAGAAAGCTCCAACAACAAAGCTTTCTTTCAATAGGTACTTATCTCGACCTTAAACATGTGTTAATTGTCAAATAGATTCAGAGACAATAGATTATTCATTGGGACAAAATCCCATTTTAAGAGTCCGCTTATTAAAAGCTTCCCTAAACCCTGGAGAACGTAACCTGGTGgcaagggagcgttcaagtattacgtaacgtattttgtaatggtggctgtacacactcggcgagagccTCTCGCCGAGAGTCTCGACCGAGAGGACCGAGAGAAGAGCgcagcctgtacacactcgttacgttatttgtatttaaaacaccgttaATAATGGACGTGGAAACCTCTGctgctgtttgtctttgtgcaataagttattataattttcttcacgtttaccattaaaaaaaattacgaagcCATGGCGAAGAAGAAGATGGTGGATGGTTACTATGCACCGCAACAGAAATAGGTAATTAGGTTCATAAAGTTACGTCCACGGTACGTAGCCATGAGTGAATCTCGCTTTTTCTTTAGTTCCTCAATTGGGATATCCATCGGCCGGCTTATTCGCATCCAAGCATCATGTAgagattgtttatttttgtgtcctACATCCTTCGGATTCCATAACAACGATTCCCTTTGGTAACACTCCAAAAACTCTAATTCGCGTTCGTTAGACCACATTGTGCGATACGTCCTGTCACAACCACAGTCATCGAGCAAGtgattgaacgagtgtgtaGGGTAGAGCGGGGCTAGTTGAGCATAGGGGCAAGTTGGGCAATCGAAATATCTCGGAAACTATTCACCTTACGCGGGAGTATCAAATAGCGAAAAGAAGGAGTCGTAGGAGAGGTAATCATCGCACCATAGCTAGTGGCAGCTCGACGAGTGAGTGAAGTGTCACggcgttttgtttattttgtgaccataaagtaaaaatattgtttatcgcAAGTTTTCGTCTGTCTTTGTCAAATGTTCTCTGTTTTCAATCAGGAGAGTGTTAATCTTTCAgaagattattgtatttttgatttgtagataggttttgggtctaattctaggcatttatttacaatcctACTTTTCTTTTGAAATTCCGGGTTGGGGTAAGTTGAGCAACTATAGCTCAACTAACTCTACGACTTAAACAACTGATGAGTaatgaatcttttatttttgtttggatGCGGACTTACAAGAGGAAGACTACAAGATGTTCTTACACAactgaatacttaaataatgctGCAAAGGCTGTCCACGATAAGGGAAAAAGTGTGAATACCGCCGCTAAAGAATTCTGTATTGgttgacttttaaataaataaatgaggGTGATGATTCATTTATGGGCTATACAACACCGAGGGAAGTATATCCTCTCTCACAAGAGAACTGTTGAAAAAATTCTTGCTACAAATGGCTTTTATTCCAAAAGACGTCCGTCGCCTTGCCTAAGAGTGTGCTGAAGTTCCACCAAGCTGAATTGCAAAAAAGATTTCCGGAAAAGAATAGTTGatgatgttttaaaaacaaaaaaatcgtagCTAGTAAACCAGAACCCACCAGCCTTGGTAatcttttttagaaattatcgGAAGTAATGGATAGATATGGATGCTCATGTTTTGTTGATTCTAGTTTCGgttaattatacaaagaaaatttctttaaatgttgttgttatgtcaataaaagactataaataaaaagctgaCTGTCcaacacatattttatttcatctcaAGTTAACATAGAACCCATGGTTTGGCCTAGACATTCTTAGTGCTCAACTTGCCCCATACCCTTGCTCAACTTACCCCACCTATGGGGTACATTGAGCATACTTGACTTTCTGCATTTAAACATCTGTAGCTATTATATTGgacttgttacaaaaaaatactaaggaCACTTTTATTAAGGGATAAATTACTAATCCATCAGGACACATAACAACTCATTGAGACTTATCATTGAGGAGCTATATCCAAGCAAGTGAAAAATTGCTCAACTAGCCCCGCCCTACCCTACAGGTCGCTCTCGTTTTACTCGCGAGACCCTTTGACTCGtgcgcaaaaaaccgacaggcgaccgagagaggcgagaccgactgcgaggaagcgaggcgagacgagagctctactgtacactctcgccctcggcctgtctcggggtgtctcgccgagtgtgtacagctaccataaaacgttacgacgcggggcggggattaaattacgcgttattgttaatattttgttcgacttacaccacataatagtaactaaagagtcagtaggtggtcacgaaacgttttactatacttgtgtacagtactgtacttgggtactgaaaaacgttacgacgAGTTAcattgggggggggggggggggtcaataatctccaaaaattgcgttacgtaatacttgaacgctccctaaaacCTTTAccactataatttattttctataggCCATCATAGAAACTATTAGTTTTCATCTCCACagagaaattattattatttttggtaaatatACACCATAATAAACATCACTATGAACTTTTTTGATTGAGgcgtgttggcctagtggcttcagcgtgcgactctcatccctgaggtcgtaggttcgatccccggctgtgctaCAATGgacttctttctatgtgcgcatttaacattcgctcgaacggtgaaggaaaacatcgtgaggaaaccggtttgccttagacccaaaaagtcgacggcgtgtagcAGGCACATGAGACTgaccacctacttgccaattagattaacaaatgatcatgaatctgaggcccaaactattcttatatattactagctgaccgggcaaacgtcgttttgccatgtacatatatcatttataataaaaaaaaggggtttatcgtagaggggtgaaagttaggggttgtatgtattttttaatgttgtatcataaaaaaataaaaataaaaaaattatctaaaatttaaaataaaaattaggggtggactacccctaacatttagggggatgaaaaatagatattggccgattctcatagataccggataagcacaaaaaatttcatcaaaatcggtcaagccgtttcggaggagtatggcaacgaaaactgtgacacgagaattttatatattagatattatacTTTTACTTACAGCATCAATATCAGCTGGCCTCTGCTTCAATCTCTCTTCTTCTTCCGCTGAAAGTGTAGCGTTGCCGTTTGGCAGCGTCTCTGTGTCTGTATCCGCCATTTTAACCGCTTATCCGCTCgtctgtaattaaatattacttattaattgtCTGTGGTTTACTTTAAACGATAGAAATACTACtttagtacataatatattcaataaagCTTTGATAGTAACAgttagttatttgtttttttttaatggctccgGCACGGtctgtgcattagccagcgtcaagtatgagatttttatcattcgtgctttt
Coding sequences within:
- the LOC125058631 gene encoding protein hu-li tai shao isoform X5, translating into MADTDTETLPNGNATLSAEEEERLKQRPADIDADVREMERRKRVEALMSSRLFREELERVLDQQMHEGNDAPLLQRIREMVGGRLHTGSLRGPSCVLPINDIRGIEGVGYEKGEKILRCKLAAVYRLVDLFGWTQTGFTGQITARLNTAVEQVLTTPRGLLPHEVTASSLVKVDMQGTVVDQGTTNFPVNVEGFSLHASVHAARPDIRCVLHLRSPSALAISSTKRGLLALCSEAATLGILAYHRVPLGVLDNEECDKLVRALGPHSKVLMLSCGGALCCGATLEEAFYQAKNLNTACEVQLRLATLPLDELNVFDEETAKQIYDSTHKPPADEKKWRVGGEEFEALMRMLDNAGFRTGYIYRHPLVKNDVPKPKNDVEVPPAVSSLGYLLEEEELYKQGIWKKGGKTGERTRWLNSPNVYQKVEVLETGTTDPKKITKWVQDGSPAHSGTPVKIDTLQFVPKNTNPKEFKQLQQQIKENRRADKISAGPQSHILEGVTWDEAAKMVGEDAANTHTGDHVVLMGAASKGIIQRGYQHNATVYSAPYARNPFDHVTDTEIDEYRRIVERKQRSEYDTDLSESEAISAAQITSPASAPSETEEESRDEHRVLRIETKQAPVRSQPEVVLSDGEHTLNGDHSDAHQSTFSHSSKEGSPSKEISTEDSPKKDKKKKKGLRTPSFLKKKKEKKKEKSSTPQPA
- the LOC125058631 gene encoding protein hu-li tai shao isoform X4, giving the protein MADTDTETLPNGNATLSAEEEERLKQRPADIDADVREMERRKRVEALMSSRLFREELERVLDQQMHEGNDAPLLQRIREMVGGRLHTGSLRGPSCVLPINDIRGIEGVGYEKGEKILRCKLAAVYRLVDLFGWTQTGFTGQITARLNTAVEQVLTTPRGLLPHEVTASSLVKVDMQGTVVDQGTTNFPVNVEGFSLHASVHAARPDIRCVLHLRSPSALAISSTKRGLLALCSEAATLGILAYHRVPLGVLDNEECDKLVRALGPHSKVLMLSCGGALCCGATLEEAFYQAKNLNTACEVQLRLATLPLDELNVFDEETAKQIYDSTHKPPADEKKWRVGGEEFEALMRMLDNAGFRTGYIYRHPLVKNDVPKPKNDVEVPPAVSSLGYLLEEEELYKQGIWKKGGKTGERTRWLNSPNVYQKVEVLETGTTDPKKITKWVDANNEEWVQDGSPAHSGTPVKIDTLQFVPKNTNPKEFKQLQQQIKENRRADKISAGPQSHILEGVTWDEAAKMVGEDAANTHTGDHVVLMGAASKGIIQRGYQHNATVYSAPYARNPFDHVTDTEIDEYRRIVERKQRSEYDTDLSESEAISAAQITSPASAPSETEEESRDEHRVLRIETKQAPVRSQPEVVLSDGEHTLNGDHSDAHQSTFSHSSKEGSPSKEISTEDSPKKDKKKKKGLRTPSFLKKKKEKKKEKSSTPQPA